A genomic stretch from Natronomonas gomsonensis includes:
- a CDS encoding toxin-antitoxin system TumE family protein gives MASYTSIADWQDVNDGYVVDVTIRQTADDTYPSGWDYALHLGEVGGDTILRYDNAHERTKGHERHTRNDIETIQFPGMLALYDRFKHETEEMAPVSWDWPE, from the coding sequence ATGGCGTCCTACACGTCGATCGCGGACTGGCAGGATGTCAATGATGGCTACGTTGTCGATGTGACCATCCGACAGACGGCGGATGACACGTACCCGAGTGGCTGGGACTATGCCCTCCATCTTGGGGAAGTCGGTGGCGACACCATCCTCCGATATGACAACGCCCACGAACGGACGAAGGGTCACGAGCGCCACACGCGAAACGATATCGAAACCATCCAGTTTCCAGGTATGCTGGCACTCTACGACCGATTCAAACACGAAACGGAGGAGATGGCACCCGTTTCGTGGGACTGGCCGGAGTAG
- a CDS encoding HVO_A0114 family putative DNA-binding protein: protein MPTLKVTVGERNRLDEHTRNRLKAAQEGVDLEDAQPVLNFETYAELSRLLSPKNLELLEAIAEQGPESIREAAELVARDYKQVHRNLSELEDIGVIEFEGGGAGKAKKPKLAYDGLEIDIPFAGSNERVGAATP, encoded by the coding sequence ATGCCCACGCTCAAAGTCACCGTCGGTGAACGTAACCGCCTCGACGAGCACACACGCAACCGTCTCAAGGCCGCTCAAGAAGGAGTGGACCTCGAGGATGCCCAGCCGGTGCTGAACTTTGAGACGTACGCCGAGCTCAGTCGGCTGCTCAGCCCGAAGAACTTGGAACTGCTAGAGGCAATCGCTGAACAGGGCCCCGAGAGCATCCGTGAAGCCGCCGAACTGGTGGCTCGGGACTACAAGCAGGTCCACCGGAATCTCTCCGAACTCGAAGACATCGGTGTCATCGAATTCGAAGGGGGTGGGGCGGGCAAAGCGAAGAAACCGAAACTAGCCTACGATGGCCTTGAAATAGACATTCCATTCGCAGGCTCGAACGAGCGCGTCGGGGCTGCCACCCCGTGA
- a CDS encoding UPF0175 family protein, which produces MATIEIDDEVYDALRIPEGERSKAMKQELAVSLYARDILSFGKARALAEMSKREFHTLLGEREIPRHYTEAELAEDFEYAQ; this is translated from the coding sequence ATGGCCACCATCGAAATTGACGATGAGGTGTATGACGCATTGCGAATTCCTGAAGGAGAGCGATCGAAGGCGATGAAGCAGGAGTTAGCAGTGTCACTCTACGCACGCGATATTCTCTCGTTCGGCAAAGCCCGAGCGTTAGCCGAGATGTCTAAACGCGAGTTCCATACGCTCCTCGGCGAACGAGAAATCCCTCGACACTACACCGAAGCTGAACTTGCTGAAGACTTCGAATATGCCCAGTAG
- a CDS encoding DUF3368 domain-containing protein yields the protein MPSSDLVVSDTSPLLNLALIDQLDLLKAQFSGISIPDQVWGELTEGDAGLNAIRELREEGFLNVVEVERSDLFIEIRRQLDRGETAAICYAIGQDAELILLDEKEGRRVARDHDLTVTGVIGVFLKGANAGNVDLERELAALREAGFWISDALYSQVL from the coding sequence ATGCCCAGTAGTGATCTTGTGGTCTCGGATACATCACCGCTCTTGAATCTCGCGCTCATCGATCAACTCGACCTTCTCAAAGCTCAATTTAGCGGTATTTCGATTCCGGACCAGGTTTGGGGTGAACTCACTGAAGGAGATGCTGGGTTGAACGCTATCCGTGAACTGCGAGAAGAGGGGTTCCTAAACGTGGTTGAGGTGGAGCGCTCGGACCTGTTCATCGAAATACGTCGGCAATTGGATCGTGGTGAAACAGCCGCGATTTGTTACGCGATTGGGCAGGATGCCGAACTCATCCTCTTAGATGAGAAAGAAGGCCGACGCGTCGCTCGCGATCATGACTTGACTGTCACGGGAGTAATCGGTGTATTTCTCAAGGGAGCTAACGCCGGCAACGTGGACTTAGAGCGAGAGCTTGCCGCCCTCCGTGAAGCAGGTTTCTGGATTTCTGATGCGCTCTATTCGCAGGTCCTATAG
- a CDS encoding transcription initiation factor IIB family protein gives MSSKGIIELEDSVEQNATESDDAVVVDVRGAEWQSTCPECDGRVRKRGHESMCADCGLVVRVETLDRTPTLKDHAPTADDRSGEWACEPTNQLRVDKGLVTTFFLSTDGKGNTLSPERKDKMERLRRRHKRFTMHDRRDQRLNEGMRDIGMLGANLGLPEHVQTEAGWYLKAAKRERLPAGRMPWEALAAGAVQLAARKAGIERDPVDVAQYAKASLDRVCAGARKIRIETDVDAPPVRDRAVDRVVAALDDVLDVEAAIELVRVGERLLAVADSEGIGPGTHRMAMAGAAVYAADRLTSEKHLTQAEVVEAASAVVPTSTSQIRSYSREVHDIGQARFQSLSNDTLPGLVQAD, from the coding sequence ATGAGTTCTAAGGGAATTATCGAACTTGAAGATTCGGTCGAACAGAATGCAACTGAAAGCGACGATGCGGTCGTCGTCGACGTGCGTGGTGCGGAGTGGCAGTCGACGTGTCCGGAGTGTGACGGCCGGGTGCGGAAGCGGGGTCACGAGTCGATGTGTGCGGACTGTGGATTGGTCGTGCGCGTCGAGACGCTGGATCGGACGCCGACGCTGAAAGACCATGCACCGACGGCGGACGATCGAAGCGGTGAGTGGGCGTGTGAGCCAACGAATCAGCTCCGGGTCGATAAGGGCCTCGTGACGACGTTCTTCCTCTCGACGGACGGAAAGGGCAACACGTTATCGCCGGAGCGGAAGGACAAGATGGAGCGACTGCGGCGGCGGCACAAGCGCTTCACGATGCACGACCGGCGTGACCAACGGCTGAACGAGGGGATGCGCGATATCGGGATGCTCGGTGCCAACCTCGGGCTGCCGGAGCACGTCCAGACCGAAGCCGGCTGGTACCTGAAGGCAGCCAAGCGTGAGCGATTGCCCGCTGGCCGGATGCCCTGGGAGGCGCTGGCGGCGGGGGCCGTGCAGTTAGCAGCCCGCAAGGCCGGCATCGAGCGCGACCCTGTGGATGTCGCCCAGTACGCGAAGGCGTCGCTGGATCGAGTGTGTGCCGGCGCGCGGAAGATTCGCATCGAGACGGATGTGGATGCCCCACCGGTGCGTGACCGGGCGGTCGATCGGGTCGTCGCAGCGCTCGATGATGTCCTCGATGTCGAGGCGGCGATCGAGCTGGTGCGAGTCGGTGAGCGGTTGTTGGCCGTGGCTGATAGCGAGGGCATTGGGCCGGGCACGCATCGGATGGCGATGGCCGGTGCGGCCGTGTATGCGGCCGATCGGCTGACGAGCGAGAAACATCTGACCCAAGCCGAGGTGGTCGAGGCGGCGTCGGCGGTCGTGCCCACGTCGACGAGCCAGATTCGGAGCTACTCGCGAGAAGTCCACGACATCGGGCAGGCGCGGTTCCAGTCGCTGTCGAATGACACGCTACCGGGGCTGGTGCAGGCCGACTGA
- a CDS encoding orc1/cdc6 family replication initiation protein, translated as MGGPFDDLTETVFADKAVLTESYQPETILERDEEIKAYSHALQDVLFGREPENIFVYGKAGLGKTAVTKYMMDELREEVTTREAADDLHIHTINCNGRTLFMVVRGLVNELLPEHASRFPKRGLGTGDAFDELYRQFDRLGGTHLVVFDEIDHLEEANTLLYELPRARANGHVLDAKVGVVGISNDYTFRRTLSPKVKDTLMETEISFSPYDAQELREILEHRAERAFVEGACDTSAIAKAAALAAQDMGNARQALDLLRVGAELAEQNGETLVTDDHIEAARERVQRGRLENKIRDQTEHAQYILEAIANLQTSGAVPARSKEIQRTYEQVADSHAATPLSTLKSIQDHLSDLHMLGFLHRHEQNKGLSGGQYYEYELDLDPGIVLETRTEIAEHTG; from the coding sequence ATGGGTGGCCCGTTCGACGATCTCACTGAGACGGTATTTGCGGACAAGGCGGTTCTCACAGAAAGCTACCAACCGGAGACGATTCTCGAACGAGACGAAGAGATCAAGGCGTACAGCCACGCACTTCAGGACGTGCTGTTCGGCCGGGAGCCAGAGAACATCTTCGTGTACGGGAAGGCCGGACTCGGGAAGACGGCAGTCACGAAGTACATGATGGACGAGCTTCGCGAAGAGGTAACGACGCGAGAGGCGGCAGACGACCTCCACATCCATACGATCAACTGTAACGGCCGGACGCTGTTCATGGTCGTTCGTGGCCTCGTCAACGAACTGCTCCCCGAGCATGCCAGTCGCTTCCCGAAGCGAGGGCTCGGGACTGGGGACGCCTTCGACGAGTTGTACCGACAGTTCGACCGTTTGGGGGGGACACATCTCGTTGTCTTCGACGAAATCGATCATCTGGAGGAGGCGAACACGCTATTGTACGAACTGCCTCGTGCGCGAGCGAACGGTCACGTCTTGGACGCGAAGGTCGGTGTGGTCGGGATCAGTAACGACTACACCTTTCGGCGAACGCTCTCGCCGAAGGTCAAAGATACGCTGATGGAGACCGAAATCTCCTTTAGCCCGTACGATGCCCAAGAGTTGCGGGAGATCTTAGAGCATCGCGCGGAACGAGCCTTCGTGGAGGGGGCCTGTGACACGTCGGCGATTGCAAAGGCGGCCGCGCTGGCCGCACAGGACATGGGAAATGCCCGGCAGGCGCTCGATTTACTCCGCGTCGGTGCGGAGTTAGCCGAACAAAACGGTGAGACGCTGGTCACGGACGACCATATTGAGGCTGCACGGGAACGGGTACAGCGCGGTCGGTTAGAGAACAAAATTCGCGACCAGACCGAGCACGCCCAGTACATTCTGGAAGCGATTGCGAACCTCCAGACCAGCGGTGCGGTCCCGGCCCGCTCGAAAGAGATTCAACGAACGTACGAGCAGGTCGCTGACTCTCATGCCGCCACACCGCTATCGACCCTGAAAAGCATCCAAGACCACCTCTCGGATCTCCACATGCTGGGATTTCTCCACCGACATGAGCAGAACAAAGGGCTGAGTGGTGGCCAGTACTACGAATACGAGTTGGATCTCGACCCGGGAATCGTGTTAGAGACCCGGACGGAGATCGCCGAACACACGGGATGA
- the rfbB gene encoding dTDP-glucose 4,6-dehydratase: MRLLVTGGAGFIGSNYVRHVLKRTDADVTTLDALTYAGSKANLTDIDSPRHQFIEGDIRNRELVNDLVDDADIVVNFAAESHVDRSIDGADPFVSTNVGGTCALLDAAADTELERFIQVSTDEVYGEILEEKFTEDDSLSPRNPYAATKAGADHLAQSYYTTHNVPVVITRSSNNFGPRQHPEKLIPKLIQRASEEKSLPIYGDGSNIREWIYVEDNCRAIETVRKDGNIGEVYNIGSGDERTNLEVAHEVLDAVDANADLIEFVEDRPGHDQRYALDNSKLEALGWKPSWTFEEGLQQAVEYYLESETNS; this comes from the coding sequence ATGCGGCTTCTAGTCACAGGCGGCGCTGGCTTTATCGGATCGAACTACGTCCGGCACGTCCTCAAAAGGACGGACGCTGACGTAACCACACTCGACGCGTTGACCTACGCTGGAAGCAAAGCGAACCTCACAGACATCGACAGCCCTCGCCACCAGTTCATCGAAGGCGACATCCGTAACCGAGAGCTCGTCAACGATCTCGTCGACGATGCCGATATCGTCGTAAATTTCGCCGCCGAATCACACGTCGACCGGTCAATCGACGGCGCCGACCCATTCGTGTCCACGAACGTCGGCGGGACGTGTGCCTTACTGGATGCGGCAGCCGATACCGAGTTAGAGCGATTCATCCAAGTGTCGACAGACGAGGTGTACGGTGAAATTCTCGAAGAGAAATTTACCGAGGACGATAGCCTCAGCCCACGGAATCCGTATGCAGCGACAAAGGCAGGGGCTGATCACTTGGCACAAAGCTACTACACGACGCACAACGTTCCCGTCGTGATTACGAGATCTTCGAATAACTTCGGCCCTCGCCAACACCCGGAGAAACTCATCCCGAAGTTGATTCAACGCGCCTCGGAGGAGAAGTCACTCCCAATCTATGGTGATGGTTCAAACATTCGGGAGTGGATTTACGTTGAGGACAACTGTCGGGCCATCGAGACGGTTCGGAAAGACGGTAATATCGGCGAGGTGTACAACATCGGGAGTGGTGACGAACGAACGAACCTAGAAGTCGCTCACGAAGTTCTTGACGCGGTCGATGCAAATGCGGATCTCATCGAATTCGTCGAAGACCGACCAGGACACGACCAGCGATATGCACTCGACAACTCCAAACTCGAGGCACTGGGGTGGAAGCCCTCTTGGACCTTCGAAGAGGGACTCCAGCAGGCTGTTGAGTACTATCTAGAGTCGGAAACTAACTCATAA
- a CDS encoding SDR family oxidoreductase, which yields MDVLVTGAGGLLGSNVAAVAADRGYSVLGTYHNREPELDVETAQLDITDADQFAELFATHAFDAVINCAAMTDVDGCEQHSEQARRVNGNAPGEMASIAAQHGIDFVQISTDYVFDGRRDGRYAPGDETNPIQEYGRSKALGEETVRDGHPEALIVRLSFVYGRNNQGTIEGFPAWVLDRLAREESTPLFTDQFITPTRAGSAAETTLDLSREATTGTVHVAAQDCVTPFELGTTLAELAGEPVDLLEEGRMADVDRPAVRPKNTCLAVEQTESLLGRAQPTLEEDLLALL from the coding sequence ATGGATGTACTGGTGACCGGGGCTGGTGGGCTTCTCGGGAGTAACGTTGCTGCGGTAGCGGCTGATCGTGGATATTCTGTTCTCGGCACCTATCATAATCGGGAACCGGAACTCGACGTTGAGACTGCACAGCTCGATATTACGGATGCCGACCAGTTCGCGGAGTTGTTCGCAACCCATGCGTTCGATGCTGTGATTAATTGTGCAGCGATGACTGATGTCGATGGGTGTGAACAGCATTCGGAGCAAGCACGGCGTGTAAATGGGAATGCACCCGGAGAGATGGCGAGTATTGCAGCCCAGCATGGGATCGATTTCGTCCAAATATCGACGGATTACGTGTTTGACGGCCGGCGAGACGGCCGATATGCTCCCGGTGACGAGACGAACCCCATACAGGAGTATGGGCGTTCGAAAGCACTCGGAGAGGAAACAGTCCGGGATGGACATCCGGAGGCGCTTATTGTCCGGCTGTCGTTCGTATACGGTCGCAACAACCAGGGGACGATTGAGGGATTCCCGGCGTGGGTGTTGGATCGGCTTGCACGCGAGGAGTCAACACCACTCTTCACCGACCAGTTTATTACACCGACGAGAGCGGGCTCCGCTGCTGAAACGACTCTTGATCTCTCCCGTGAAGCCACGACAGGAACAGTTCACGTCGCGGCACAGGACTGTGTGACGCCGTTCGAACTGGGGACGACACTTGCAGAACTGGCTGGTGAGCCTGTTGATTTGTTGGAGGAGGGCCGAATGGCAGATGTTGATCGGCCTGCTGTCCGCCCGAAGAATACCTGTCTCGCTGTAGAGCAAACCGAGTCATTGCTCGGGCGAGCACAACCCACTCTCGAAGAAGATTTACTAGCTCTGCTCTAG
- a CDS encoding glucose-1-phosphate thymidylyltransferase has translation MKGLILAGGTGSRLRPITHTGPKQLVPVANKPVIQYAIEDLRDAGITDIGVVLGEKGRGDIQRFLGDGSEFNVEITYIIQGEPLGLAHAAGCARDFVGDDDFVMYLGDNILKQGIKQFVQSFEDGDYAAGIALQHVDNPEQFGIATVDDDGTVTELVEKPNEPESNLALIGIYVFSPTIFDAIERLEPSWRGELEITDAIQHLLDDGEAIDSHVVEGWWKDTGKPEDILDANRLVLEEQPGSRNGTVEENADVRGHVDLHENARIEAGAVVRGPVSIGSGTTIAEGTYVGPYTSIGPNCTIVNAHVESSVIVGDCELTADGRFVDSLIGRGATIGSADDLLPAGQRLIVGENSQLRL, from the coding sequence ATGAAGGGGCTCATCCTCGCTGGCGGGACGGGATCTCGACTCCGCCCCATTACGCACACAGGGCCCAAGCAACTCGTCCCCGTCGCGAACAAGCCAGTAATCCAGTACGCTATCGAAGACCTTCGAGACGCCGGCATCACTGATATCGGGGTCGTCCTTGGCGAAAAGGGCCGTGGCGACATCCAACGATTCCTCGGTGACGGCTCGGAATTCAACGTCGAAATCACGTACATCATCCAGGGCGAACCGCTCGGCCTCGCCCACGCCGCGGGATGTGCACGCGATTTCGTCGGTGACGACGACTTCGTGATGTACCTTGGGGATAACATCCTCAAACAGGGCATCAAGCAATTCGTCCAGAGCTTTGAGGATGGAGACTACGCCGCTGGCATCGCCCTTCAGCACGTCGACAATCCCGAACAGTTCGGCATCGCCACGGTCGACGACGATGGAACGGTCACCGAACTCGTCGAGAAGCCCAACGAACCGGAAAGCAATCTCGCGCTAATCGGTATCTACGTCTTCTCGCCGACCATCTTCGATGCGATAGAACGGTTAGAACCCTCGTGGCGCGGTGAACTCGAAATAACCGATGCCATTCAGCACCTACTCGACGACGGCGAAGCAATCGATTCCCACGTCGTGGAAGGGTGGTGGAAGGACACCGGGAAGCCCGAAGACATCCTCGATGCGAACCGACTCGTGCTCGAAGAACAGCCGGGCAGCCGTAACGGTACTGTCGAGGAAAACGCCGACGTCCGTGGTCACGTCGACCTCCACGAGAACGCTCGTATCGAAGCGGGTGCAGTCGTCCGGGGGCCCGTGAGCATCGGTAGCGGGACGACGATAGCCGAAGGAACCTACGTTGGCCCCTACACCTCAATCGGTCCGAACTGTACCATAGTGAACGCCCACGTCGAAAGCAGCGTCATCGTCGGCGACTGCGAGCTGACCGCCGATGGTCGATTCGTCGATAGTCTCATCGGGCGCGGTGCGACCATCGGGAGCGCCGACGACCTCCTACCGGCCGGCCAACGACTGATTGTCGGCGAGAACTCACAACTCCGATTATAA
- a CDS encoding dTDP-4-dehydrorhamnose 3,5-epimerase family protein encodes MINGVQVRGLQVNVDERGHLVEIFREDWEMYDPEPAMSYYSLSYPGIIRAWHKHIRGQIDHFICPQGRIKVGIYDDRDDSPTQGELNTFVIGEHNQQAIRIPGDCWHGFKVVGDEQALLINFPTNLYDYDDPDEERLPHDTDKIPLDWEADPRE; translated from the coding sequence ATGATTAATGGTGTACAAGTACGCGGCCTACAGGTTAACGTAGACGAACGCGGCCATCTCGTCGAAATTTTCCGGGAGGACTGGGAGATGTACGACCCAGAACCCGCAATGTCGTATTACTCCCTTTCCTATCCAGGGATCATCCGAGCGTGGCACAAACACATCCGTGGACAGATTGACCACTTCATCTGCCCACAGGGGCGAATCAAGGTCGGGATCTACGACGACAGAGACGATTCACCCACACAGGGCGAACTGAACACGTTCGTCATCGGCGAACACAACCAGCAGGCCATCCGAATTCCGGGTGACTGTTGGCACGGCTTCAAGGTCGTTGGGGACGAACAGGCCTTGCTCATCAACTTCCCGACGAACCTCTACGATTACGATGACCCAGACGAAGAGCGACTTCCACACGATACAGACAAAATCCCGCTTGACTGGGAGGCTGACCCCCGCGAATGA
- a CDS encoding oligosaccharide flippase family protein: MNLARSSVRVFVANSGSSFVSFLGIAFFARELGAHQIGIFFLFQALLGVVAIPADFGIRSGLTKRISEGGPSGSVLSTAVLLKIVLLTPFIAAILLLESIINEYLGAELALYLVVALILQESSNLTIHVLKGELRVGETAGPVFLQRVVYIGSASLLIIEGFGVRGIICGLFAGLAVTIIWAGSKCSINLGVPSLEQARSLFDYSKYAFISSIGGYFYSWMDVAIIGFFLSQSSVGIYEVAWRVTAVVMLFSTAISTTIFPQVSQWDSEGAMNRIESMLSEAIAPALFIAIPAFFGVVLFSEEILGFVFGAEYSAGWLVLVILMGEKVIQSVHTILGRSLQGINRPDLAARAGIIAIIINFFLNIILILEYGIVGAAVATTISFVVNSILHAYYLSNFVTFQFPFEQIAGCVVASVGMTLTLLILESMVVINNLPKLVMVILFGVVIYFGFVLTIPSSRKVVFKNIRRVV, translated from the coding sequence ATGAACCTTGCCCGATCTAGCGTTCGGGTTTTTGTGGCAAATTCCGGGAGCAGTTTTGTTTCTTTCTTGGGAATAGCTTTTTTCGCACGAGAGCTCGGTGCTCATCAGATAGGAATTTTCTTTCTTTTTCAGGCATTGCTTGGTGTGGTAGCTATTCCTGCCGATTTTGGTATCAGAAGTGGACTCACTAAAAGAATTAGTGAAGGCGGCCCCTCTGGTTCAGTCCTTTCAACAGCAGTACTACTAAAAATAGTATTACTAACTCCATTTATTGCAGCTATTTTACTTCTGGAGAGTATTATTAATGAATATCTCGGTGCAGAGTTAGCACTATATCTTGTAGTGGCACTTATTTTACAGGAATCATCAAATTTAACGATACATGTATTAAAAGGAGAACTCAGGGTTGGCGAAACTGCCGGCCCGGTATTCTTGCAAAGAGTTGTATATATTGGTTCTGCTTCGCTTCTTATCATTGAAGGATTCGGAGTAAGAGGAATCATTTGTGGGTTATTTGCGGGTTTAGCTGTTACAATAATTTGGGCCGGAAGTAAATGCTCGATAAATTTAGGGGTTCCATCTCTTGAGCAAGCTCGATCGCTTTTTGATTATTCAAAGTATGCCTTCATCTCGTCTATTGGGGGGTATTTTTACAGCTGGATGGATGTCGCCATCATTGGTTTTTTTCTTTCACAGTCGTCGGTTGGGATTTACGAAGTAGCGTGGCGAGTAACCGCAGTAGTAATGCTGTTTAGCACAGCTATTTCCACTACAATTTTTCCACAAGTGAGTCAATGGGATTCTGAGGGGGCGATGAACCGAATTGAGTCTATGTTATCTGAAGCAATTGCACCGGCACTGTTTATTGCAATCCCCGCATTCTTCGGTGTAGTATTATTTTCCGAAGAAATTCTCGGGTTTGTGTTTGGAGCAGAATATTCGGCTGGGTGGCTTGTTCTTGTTATTCTGATGGGAGAAAAAGTTATACAGTCTGTTCACACTATACTGGGTCGTTCTCTTCAAGGTATTAACCGCCCTGATTTGGCAGCTAGAGCGGGTATCATCGCAATAATAATAAACTTCTTTTTGAATATCATACTTATCCTTGAGTATGGAATAGTTGGAGCAGCAGTCGCTACAACCATCTCCTTCGTGGTTAACAGTATACTTCATGCATACTATCTGTCAAATTTTGTAACTTTCCAGTTTCCGTTTGAGCAGATTGCTGGGTGTGTGGTAGCCTCGGTCGGGATGACTCTCACACTTTTGATACTCGAGTCAATGGTGGTTATTAATAACCTCCCAAAATTAGTAATGGTTATTTTATTTGGAGTAGTAATATATTTTGGGTTCGTGCTTACTATCCCTTCTTCCCGTAAGGTTGTCTTCAAAAATATTCGCCGAGTAGTTTGA
- a CDS encoding glycosyltransferase family 2 protein: MEDVSLVVIQYGELNFLYSMLDSLDGHKDSNLISEIIIVNNGEQFSEQQIHNCQQYCSGVKKKFIKNDKNTYSSAVNRGVKESEEDIIALSNNDIEWISGESISTAIREVQNNDVDIISPKLVYPNGDNQKNWHEFHNIWKVSKEIIIPKHFKSDKYEFRSGGIQSIDGYLIGAFLIMEKSTFNDIGGFDERFNFYGEDVDFCYRASQNNYQLYIDFSSKLVHIGGGASNNISKNLTSQLYKARTQYLEKHHGRMYTNLYLILKFFATLERLIAYSIISSVTDAELWDKRQKICLAELLVIMDIFVNE, encoded by the coding sequence ATGGAAGACGTATCGTTAGTCGTTATTCAATACGGTGAGCTTAATTTTCTTTACTCAATGCTAGATTCTTTGGACGGACACAAAGATTCTAATTTAATCTCAGAAATAATTATCGTTAATAACGGCGAGCAATTCTCTGAACAGCAGATCCATAACTGTCAACAGTATTGTAGTGGGGTTAAAAAGAAGTTTATCAAAAATGATAAAAACACTTATTCGAGTGCCGTTAACCGTGGTGTAAAGGAGTCCGAGGAAGATATAATCGCACTATCAAATAATGACATTGAATGGATAAGCGGCGAGTCGATCTCAACTGCTATCAGGGAGGTTCAAAATAACGACGTAGATATTATATCACCAAAGCTCGTCTATCCGAACGGAGATAATCAAAAAAATTGGCATGAGTTCCATAATATTTGGAAAGTTTCGAAAGAAATCATTATTCCCAAACATTTTAAATCGGATAAATATGAGTTTCGATCGGGCGGCATTCAATCAATTGATGGTTATTTGATTGGCGCATTTTTAATTATGGAGAAGTCAACATTCAATGATATCGGCGGATTTGATGAACGTTTCAATTTCTATGGGGAGGATGTTGACTTTTGTTACCGTGCATCTCAGAACAACTACCAATTATATATCGATTTTTCATCAAAATTAGTCCACATAGGTGGAGGTGCATCTAATAATATAAGTAAGAATCTTACGAGCCAATTATATAAAGCGAGAACTCAATATTTGGAAAAGCACCACGGCAGGATGTACACAAACTTGTATTTAATTTTGAAATTTTTCGCCACACTAGAACGACTCATTGCGTATTCAATAATATCATCAGTCACAGATGCAGAATTATGGGATAAAAGACAAAAGATATGTTTGGCCGAACTACTAGTTATTATGGATATTTTTGTAAACGAATAA
- a CDS encoding glycosyltransferase family 2 protein gives MVIPTYNRADVLPRAIRSVLNQTYTDYEIVIVDDGSTDETENVVQSFNNEKIKYINHKTNKGQNVARNTGIKNANGEYISYLDSDDMFLENHLQKAVNILDNLSEEYGGVHTAREDVINGDVVRHEVKDGELTLEELFSSGNAYRHLAGSISLTYRKKIIRSIGLHDEDVILGTDLDFFIQILEEYKLYGINEPLSRVFRQSNSVTMDPEYLIEGQKQLLEKHGEIFNPGTKARRLYNIGLGYATVGNMADARKYFIKSIKTDPTEIGPIYHLFVSILGKTAFDKFNMTDIEG, from the coding sequence GTGGTTATACCAACATATAACCGAGCAGATGTTCTTCCCCGGGCAATTAGAAGTGTGCTCAATCAAACGTATACTGACTACGAGATCGTTATTGTTGATGATGGCTCAACTGATGAAACAGAAAATGTAGTCCAATCTTTTAATAATGAAAAAATAAAGTATATAAATCATAAGACGAACAAGGGGCAAAATGTAGCTAGAAATACTGGAATAAAAAACGCTAATGGTGAATACATTTCATACTTAGATTCTGATGACATGTTTCTAGAAAACCATTTACAAAAAGCCGTCAATATTCTTGATAACCTATCTGAAGAGTATGGGGGGGTACATACAGCTCGCGAGGATGTGATTAATGGTGACGTTGTAAGACATGAAGTGAAGGATGGCGAATTAACACTTGAGGAATTGTTTTCATCTGGCAATGCTTATAGGCACTTAGCAGGCTCTATATCACTTACTTATCGAAAAAAAATTATCAGGAGTATTGGACTACACGACGAAGATGTCATTCTTGGCACTGATTTAGACTTTTTTATTCAAATACTTGAAGAATACAAACTATATGGTATTAACGAACCACTAAGTCGAGTCTTTAGACAAAGTAATAGCGTGACTATGGATCCAGAGTACCTTATAGAAGGCCAGAAACAATTATTGGAGAAACATGGCGAGATATTCAATCCAGGGACAAAGGCGAGAAGGTTATATAATATCGGGCTAGGGTATGCGACAGTAGGAAACATGGCTGATGCCCGGAAATATTTCATAAAGAGTATCAAAACAGATCCAACGGAAATAGGGCCGATTTATCACTTGTTTGTATCAATACTCGGTAAGACTGCGTTTGATAAGTTCAATATGACTGATATTGAGGGATGA